From Coleofasciculaceae cyanobacterium, the proteins below share one genomic window:
- a CDS encoding cytochrome P450 encodes MKSIPRLKQSSLQQKLQWIAKPDKYMDSAAKQAPDLFVADIAGQDEYVFVNHPEAMRQITTSDRSKYFASSQNTQLLKPLVGENSLLLIEGDRHKQRRKLLLPPFHGERMQAYSQLICDLTRNIIGKLKPNQPFVARQLSQEVSLQVILEAVYGLQDSERSEELKQRITRLANIFESTLTSAFLFFPWLQQDLGAWSPWGNFIRQQKAIDEAIFQEIATRRTEDNSQRQDILSLMMSARDEAGEAMKDSELRDELMTLMLAGHETTASAIAWSLYWVHRYPEIKAKLQNEIASLGANPEPMAIAQLPYLDAVCKETLRIYPVAMLTFPRTVLKPTELMEYKLEAGQVLMGCIYLLHQREDVYPEHHQFKPERFLAQEFSAYEFFPFGGGKRRCIGEALAKLEMKLVLATIISSYELELKSDRPESPARRGVTLAPQTGVQMIFKGKR; translated from the coding sequence ATGAAATCAATTCCTAGGCTAAAACAATCATCTCTACAACAAAAATTGCAGTGGATCGCCAAGCCAGATAAATACATGGACTCCGCTGCTAAACAAGCTCCCGATCTATTTGTTGCCGACATAGCGGGACAAGATGAATATGTTTTTGTTAATCATCCTGAAGCGATGCGACAAATTACAACTAGCGATCGCTCTAAGTATTTTGCCTCTAGTCAAAATACTCAGTTATTAAAGCCATTGGTAGGCGAGAATTCTTTATTGCTAATTGAAGGCGATCGCCATAAACAACGTCGCAAGTTACTGTTACCGCCTTTTCATGGGGAAAGAATGCAGGCTTATAGTCAATTGATTTGCGATCTGACTCGTAATATTATCGGCAAGTTAAAGCCTAACCAGCCTTTTGTCGCGCGTCAGCTAAGCCAGGAAGTATCATTACAGGTAATCTTAGAAGCGGTCTATGGACTACAGGATAGCGAAAGATCTGAAGAATTAAAGCAGCGCATTACTAGACTGGCTAATATCTTTGAATCTACCCTTACCTCGGCTTTCCTCTTTTTCCCCTGGTTACAACAAGACTTGGGCGCATGGAGTCCTTGGGGTAATTTTATCCGTCAGCAAAAAGCAATTGACGAAGCCATCTTTCAAGAAATTGCCACTAGAAGGACTGAAGACAATAGCCAACGTCAGGATATTCTTTCTCTGATGATGTCGGCGCGGGATGAAGCAGGAGAAGCGATGAAAGACTCCGAACTGCGTGATGAATTAATGACGCTAATGCTGGCAGGACATGAAACTACAGCTTCGGCGATCGCTTGGTCGCTATACTGGGTGCATCGTTATCCTGAGATTAAAGCTAAATTACAGAACGAAATAGCTAGCTTAGGCGCAAATCCCGAACCGATGGCGATCGCTCAGTTACCTTACCTCGATGCAGTCTGTAAAGAAACCTTACGGATCTATCCTGTGGCGATGCTGACTTTCCCTCGAACTGTCTTAAAACCCACCGAACTGATGGAATACAAGTTAGAGGCAGGACAGGTGTTGATGGGCTGTATTTATCTCCTGCACCAAAGAGAAGATGTCTATCCCGAACATCATCAATTTAAACCCGAACGCTTTTTAGCACAAGAATTTTCAGCTTATGAATTTTTTCCCTTTGGCGGTGGTAAACGCCGTTGTATTGGGGAAGCCTTAGCTAAGTTAGAAATGAAGCTGGTGTTAGCTACAATCATCTCTAGCTACGAACTAGAGTTAAAGAGCGATCGCCCTGAATCACCTGCTAGAAGAGGCGTCACTCTCGCTCCTCAAACAGGAGTACAAATGATCTTTAAGGGCAAAAGGTAA
- a CDS encoding FAD-dependent oxidoreductase, whose product MKISSCIIVGGGITGLITATVLQRSGIKVTVLDKGRGIGGRLATRRVRQGESIEGVFDYGAQYFSVKQPQFQAWVDEWLQQGVVKEWCQGFGEVDGQPRYCGVNGTRGIAKHLAQNLDVQTNTRVVKVSYSDRWLVETENKQQYQGDVLVMTPPVPQSLALLDASEIVLPTKIRSSLKQVSYYSCIAVLALLSKPSQIPAPGGVALEDLALVWLADNYQKGISPNGYAVTLHATPKFSDANWDSDDAEIADRLFTAASDYLGSPVIKYQIHRWRYSLPKTFYSEPCLAVSEIPLIMAGDAFVAPKIEGAVLSGIAAGESVVGS is encoded by the coding sequence ATGAAAATTAGCTCTTGTATCATTGTTGGTGGAGGAATTACTGGATTAATTACCGCAACTGTTTTACAACGCAGCGGAATCAAGGTAACAGTATTAGACAAAGGCAGAGGAATCGGCGGACGTTTGGCGACTCGGCGTGTCAGACAGGGAGAATCTATCGAAGGCGTGTTTGACTATGGCGCTCAATATTTCAGCGTTAAACAGCCACAGTTTCAGGCTTGGGTAGATGAATGGTTGCAGCAGGGCGTAGTTAAAGAATGGTGTCAGGGTTTTGGTGAAGTTGATGGTCAACCGCGTTACTGTGGGGTAAATGGTACTCGCGGCATTGCTAAACATTTAGCACAAAATTTAGATGTTCAGACCAACACTAGAGTAGTGAAAGTTAGTTATAGCGATCGCTGGCTTGTAGAAACAGAAAACAAGCAACAGTATCAGGGAGATGTTTTGGTTATGACTCCTCCCGTGCCTCAATCTTTAGCTTTACTAGATGCTTCTGAAATAGTTCTACCGACAAAAATTAGATCGTCTTTGAAACAAGTTAGTTATTATAGCTGCATTGCGGTTTTAGCTTTGTTGTCAAAACCCAGCCAGATACCTGCACCAGGAGGTGTAGCTTTAGAAGATTTAGCTTTAGTTTGGTTGGCTGACAATTATCAAAAAGGCATTTCTCCCAACGGTTATGCTGTAACGCTTCATGCTACCCCTAAATTTAGCGATGCTAATTGGGATAGCGATGATGCAGAAATTGCCGATCGACTATTTACCGCTGCGTCTGATTACTTAGGTTCACCAGTCATTAAATATCAAATACATCGTTGGCGCTATAGCCTACCAAAAACTTTTTATAGTGAACCCTGTTTAGCTGTATCTGAAATACCTCTGATAATGGCGGGGGATGCCTTTGTTGCACCTAAAATAGAGGGGGCAGTACTTTCGGGAATCGCTGCGGGCGAATCGGTTGTTGGTAGTTAG
- a CDS encoding lysozyme has product MDTSGLPVVGYGQTRINGKTVSMGQYITEAQADVALKQELNRIQQLVQSYVQVKLNPHQLGALTSLVYNSGMRILTDSTLIRKLNEGDHAGAAKEFPRWNKANQGGQLVVFSGLTKRRLAEQQLFLAPYQQIANN; this is encoded by the coding sequence ATGGATACCAGCGGATTACCAGTTGTTGGCTATGGACAAACTAGAATCAATGGTAAGACCGTCAGCATGGGACAATATATTACTGAGGCGCAGGCTGATGTCGCATTGAAGCAAGAGCTTAATCGGATTCAACAGTTGGTTCAGTCTTATGTCCAGGTGAAATTGAATCCTCACCAATTAGGAGCATTAACATCGTTAGTCTACAATTCAGGAATGAGAATATTAACCGATAGTACCTTAATCAGAAAACTTAATGAAGGAGATCATGCAGGCGCAGCAAAAGAGTTTCCACGTTGGAATAAAGCTAATCAGGGCGGTCAATTAGTTGTGTTTTCTGGTTTGACTAAACGCAGACTTGCAGAGCAACAGCTATTTTTAGCTCCTTATCAGCAGATAGCAAATAATTAA
- a CDS encoding AraC family transcriptional regulator: MERNSQVKLLDFKRDKASNDFVPNPAILCSTLGDGIHLELHQQPEFETSEHQHIMHVIACGVGDRLAPGERFLDGKVRSERRERGDIAIIPAGIAHRCNWKISAEFGILAIDPSLLQQVGRGLVDGDRIELIPQFMNQQDRLIQGIFATLRDELESNQIAGSLLIDSLKTTLAIHLLRKYCLTKPKLSSYGSGLGKFKFKQITEYINEHLDSDLKVIELAAIAQMSPYHFIRLFKKASAQTPHQYILQRRIEKGKYLLQHSQLSTEEIAASLRFCDRSHFAKYLKRFTGLTPKQLQAKSQ, from the coding sequence ATGGAGCGAAATTCTCAAGTCAAACTGCTCGATTTTAAACGGGACAAGGCATCAAATGATTTTGTTCCTAATCCTGCCATTCTTTGCAGCACTCTAGGGGATGGTATTCATCTTGAACTTCATCAACAACCTGAATTTGAAACTAGCGAACACCAACATATCATGCACGTAATTGCTTGTGGCGTTGGCGATAGATTAGCACCAGGAGAGAGATTTCTCGATGGTAAAGTCCGCTCTGAAAGACGAGAGCGAGGAGATATTGCGATTATTCCCGCTGGTATTGCTCATCGTTGTAACTGGAAGATCTCAGCCGAGTTTGGTATTTTGGCGATCGATCCTTCACTGCTGCAACAAGTTGGTCGAGGTTTGGTAGATGGCGATCGCATCGAACTCATTCCCCAGTTTATGAACCAGCAAGATCGACTGATACAAGGAATTTTTGCCACTTTAAGGGATGAATTAGAGTCAAATCAAATTGCCGGTAGTTTATTGATTGATAGTCTAAAAACTACATTAGCAATTCATTTATTACGCAAATATTGCCTTACGAAGCCCAAGCTTTCTAGTTACGGATCTGGCTTAGGTAAATTTAAGTTTAAACAAATAACTGAATATATCAACGAACATCTAGATAGCGATCTCAAAGTCATTGAGCTAGCGGCGATCGCCCAAATGAGTCCTTATCACTTTATCCGTTTGTTTAAAAAAGCTTCGGCTCAAACACCACACCAGTATATTTTGCAGCGTCGAATTGAGAAAGGGAAATATTTATTGCAGCATAGTCAGTTGAGTACTGAAGAAATTGCAGCTAGCTTAAGATTTTGCGATCGCAGTCACTTTGCTAAATATCTCAAACGTTTTACTGGATTGACACCAAAACAACTTCAAGCTAAATCGCAATAA
- a CDS encoding dienelactone hydrolase family protein: MSDIDIKTTHVRVPNQDLRTTYAERYPLGQAPPFEGGDASLQIDAYLAQPAREGKFAAVIVFQEIFGVNSNIREIAELIAQQGYVAIAPAMYQRIAPGFSRDFSPQDLAYSPEAYQLGLQYYQQVKYREIFSDIRAAIAYLKTLPNVKADAIGCIGFCFGGHVAYMAATLPDIKATASFYGGGITTSSYGEDVPTIERTAKIQGTIYLFFGTRDTLVSQEESQQIEAELDKQQIDYRLFRYDAGHGFFAGFFEDKYPFLKQHPSYNSEAAPHAWQQVLELFQNNLSDWERDY, encoded by the coding sequence ATGAGCGATATCGACATTAAAACCACTCATGTCCGAGTACCAAACCAAGACTTACGGACAACATATGCGGAGCGGTATCCTTTAGGACAAGCCCCGCCCTTCGAGGGCGGGGATGCGTCCTTACAAATTGATGCTTACTTAGCACAACCAGCAAGAGAGGGAAAATTTGCTGCGGTAATCGTTTTTCAGGAAATTTTTGGCGTAAACAGCAATATTAGAGAGATTGCCGAATTAATTGCCCAACAAGGTTATGTAGCAATAGCACCAGCGATGTATCAACGGATTGCTCCTGGTTTTAGCCGTGATTTTAGTCCTCAAGATCTTGCCTATAGTCCCGAAGCCTATCAACTTGGTTTGCAATATTATCAACAAGTTAAGTATCGAGAAATATTCAGCGATATTCGAGCTGCGATCGCCTATCTTAAAACCTTACCCAATGTCAAAGCAGATGCGATCGGCTGTATTGGCTTCTGTTTTGGCGGTCATGTTGCCTACATGGCTGCTACCTTACCCGATATCAAAGCTACGGCTTCATTTTACGGTGGTGGCATTACCACCTCTAGCTATGGTGAAGATGTTCCCACTATCGAGCGCACTGCCAAAATTCAGGGTACTATTTATCTGTTTTTTGGCACGAGAGATACTTTAGTGTCTCAGGAAGAAAGCCAACAAATTGAAGCAGAATTAGACAAACAACAAATCGATTATCGTCTATTTCGCTACGATGCAGGACACGGTTTTTTTGCTGGATTCTTTGAAGACAAGTATCCGTTTTTAAAACAACATCCAAGTTACAATTCTGAAGCTGCACCTCATGCTTGGCAACAGGTATTAGAACTTTTTCAAAATAATTTATCAGACTGGGAAAGGGATTATTAG
- a CDS encoding MBL fold metallo-hydrolase, whose product MKIHHLNCGCMCPLGGAIFDGFSRGLSAHLVCHCLLIETEQGLVLIDTGFGLRDVQSPYSRLSSFFINFNRIQFDRQYTAVDRIEQLGFSARDVRHIVLTHLDFDHAGGLEDFPEAIVHVMQTEMDAARDRRGLISSQRYRSKQWDEVKHWQYYSPGGEPWFGFEAVRNLKGLPPEILLIPLVGHTHGHAGIAIETSEGWLLHAGDAYFYRQEMDAKPHCTPGFRAYQWMMEVDRQARLFNQNRLRELSLDRQKNVQLFCSHDAVEFKAFGDRA is encoded by the coding sequence ATGAAAATTCATCATCTCAATTGTGGCTGTATGTGTCCCCTTGGTGGAGCGATTTTTGATGGCTTTAGTCGCGGACTGAGCGCTCATCTTGTCTGTCATTGTCTGCTAATTGAGACGGAGCAAGGACTCGTTCTTATCGATACAGGCTTTGGATTGCGAGATGTTCAGTCGCCTTACTCCCGACTTAGTTCTTTTTTCATTAATTTCAATCGCATCCAGTTCGATCGCCAGTACACGGCAGTCGATCGCATCGAACAACTCGGATTTTCGGCGCGAGATGTGCGTCATATTGTGCTTACCCATCTTGATTTTGACCATGCTGGAGGTCTGGAAGATTTTCCTGAAGCGATCGTTCACGTTATGCAAACTGAAATGGATGCTGCTCGCGATCGCCGTGGCTTGATCTCAAGTCAACGCTATCGTTCAAAACAGTGGGACGAAGTTAAACACTGGCAATACTATTCACCAGGAGGCGAACCTTGGTTTGGCTTTGAAGCGGTACGGAATCTCAAAGGACTACCGCCAGAAATTCTGCTAATTCCCCTTGTCGGACATACCCATGGTCATGCTGGTATTGCGATCGAGACATCTGAAGGTTGGCTTCTCCATGCAGGGGATGCTTACTTTTATCGACAGGAAATGGATGCTAAACCACACTGTACCCCTGGCTTCCGAGCCTATCAATGGATGATGGAGGTCGATCGCCAGGCTCGATTATTTAATCAAAATCGGTTGCGAGAATTATCCCTAGATCGTCAGAAAAACGTGCAGCTATTTTGTAGCCACGATGCCGTCGAATTTAAAGCGTTTGGCGATCGCGCATAA
- a CDS encoding SAM-dependent methyltransferase, producing the protein MKKVVLTSNQAVQSSSPNEVFFCPEESQFYSQCLEKMVLSQCTPADILVEFGAGDGSPVINCLLKNNCHGFIHGFELKSAACEIASSRIEQYRLNDKYTIHNKCFFEYAPADASYLIANPPYLPAPDDNLYMPSLHGGTDGATITKQLLSLGYENVLLMISAYSNPVDTVNYAIAQGYQVVDFMISPLKFGYYSREPKVKDTILELKKNCQAFYSQNIYFLAGVLFKKKDDSNLNLSAEFLKVMTAL; encoded by the coding sequence ATGAAAAAAGTCGTATTAACCTCAAATCAAGCAGTTCAATCCTCTTCACCAAATGAAGTTTTCTTCTGTCCAGAAGAGTCTCAATTTTACAGTCAATGTTTAGAAAAAATGGTGCTAAGTCAATGTACCCCTGCCGATATTTTGGTCGAATTTGGTGCTGGAGATGGTAGTCCAGTAATTAACTGCTTGTTAAAAAACAATTGTCATGGCTTTATTCATGGTTTTGAGTTAAAGTCTGCTGCCTGTGAAATTGCTAGTTCGAGAATTGAGCAATATCGACTCAACGATAAATATACTATTCATAATAAATGTTTCTTTGAATATGCGCCTGCGGATGCTAGCTATTTAATAGCTAATCCTCCTTACCTTCCTGCGCCTGATGATAATTTATATATGCCTTCTTTGCATGGTGGCACAGATGGAGCAACTATTACCAAACAGCTTTTATCACTCGGTTATGAGAATGTGCTGTTGATGATTTCAGCTTATTCCAATCCAGTTGATACAGTTAATTATGCGATCGCTCAAGGCTATCAAGTCGTCGATTTCATGATTTCCCCACTGAAATTTGGTTACTACAGTCGCGAACCTAAAGTTAAAGATACTATCCTGGAATTAAAGAAAAATTGCCAAGCATTTTATTCTCAAAATATTTATTTCTTAGCAGGTGTTTTATTTAAAAAGAAAGATGATTCTAATTTAAACTTGTCAGCAGAATTTTTAAAAGTAATGACTGCTTTATAA
- a CDS encoding iron-containing redox enzyme family protein produces the protein MSASQTINYTEAEQQLIRLLTLENLDRQVNFQPELVSSLEAAIATALNKAYIENSPEEDLDAAHLFLQRILYRINRLNLFWYDDLGQYQNERSFYLKWLRDRIEEVWQEWELSQIDLAQYQQIDIKQALIERGEADLDPPLNENKRYLREEMTLAGYRHLLAMASLDGLVEASQLSRILGGASNEVQACLIRVLLEEYGNGRLNRKHSTFFAQMLAELGLNTEPESYFGLVPWELLASINQNFLLTECKRHFLRYNGGLTYFEVVGPSIYKDYMTAAERLGLSDNAMGYWELHIREDERHGQWMLHQAALPLVEKYPEYAWELVLGYDQGKLMSDRAGAAIIKEVKQAEKSQKIST, from the coding sequence TTGTCTGCTTCTCAAACTATCAACTACACTGAAGCAGAACAGCAGTTAATTCGACTTTTAACCCTTGAGAATTTAGATCGACAAGTAAATTTTCAACCCGAATTGGTAAGCAGTCTGGAAGCAGCGATCGCCACCGCTTTAAACAAAGCTTATATTGAAAACTCCCCAGAGGAAGATTTAGATGCAGCGCATTTATTTTTACAGCGAATTCTTTATCGAATTAATCGACTCAATCTATTTTGGTACGACGATTTAGGACAATATCAAAATGAGCGTTCGTTTTATTTAAAATGGCTGCGCGATCGCATTGAAGAAGTCTGGCAAGAGTGGGAACTATCGCAAATTGATCTGGCGCAATACCAACAAATAGACATCAAACAAGCACTGATAGAACGAGGTGAAGCCGATCTAGATCCTCCTTTAAACGAGAATAAGCGTTATTTACGAGAAGAAATGACGCTGGCAGGATATCGGCATTTACTAGCGATGGCATCTTTAGATGGACTAGTCGAAGCTAGCCAATTATCTAGGATTCTAGGCGGTGCTAGTAACGAAGTGCAAGCATGTCTAATTCGCGTATTGTTAGAAGAATATGGTAATGGTCGTCTAAATCGCAAACATTCTACCTTTTTCGCGCAAATGTTGGCGGAACTGGGACTAAATACCGAACCAGAATCATATTTTGGCCTCGTACCCTGGGAACTCTTGGCTAGTATCAACCAAAACTTTTTGCTAACCGAATGCAAGCGTCATTTTTTACGCTATAACGGTGGACTTACCTACTTTGAAGTTGTCGGTCCTTCCATTTACAAAGACTACATGACTGCTGCCGAAAGACTCGGACTTTCAGACAATGCCATGGGTTACTGGGAACTGCACATTCGAGAAGATGAACGCCACGGTCAATGGATGTTGCATCAAGCTGCATTACCCTTAGTAGAGAAATATCCAGAATATGCCTGGGAATTAGTGCTTGGCTACGATCAAGGAAAATTAATGAGCGATCGCGCTGGTGCAGCGATTATTAAAGAAGTTAAACAAGCGGAGAAAAGTCAGAAGATAAGTACCTAG
- a CDS encoding helix-turn-helix domain-containing protein: MAVSNDSNDELPKYCPQPTLERVATMNIFDTNCEAHQILEHIANKWTILIVFALTQGTKRYNELKQQIIGVSPKMLIQNLRNLERCGLIERKIYPTVPPKVEYSLTPLGKSLVEPLAVMGEWAYQHIQEVKVSIEDYNNNLNSENYWKPK, encoded by the coding sequence ATGGCTGTTTCTAACGATTCCAACGACGAGCTACCCAAATATTGTCCTCAACCTACCCTTGAGCGCGTGGCGACAATGAATATTTTTGATACAAATTGCGAGGCGCATCAAATACTCGAACATATTGCCAATAAATGGACAATCTTGATTGTTTTTGCTCTAACACAAGGCACAAAACGATACAACGAACTCAAACAGCAAATTATTGGTGTCTCACCCAAGATGCTGATTCAAAATCTCCGCAATTTAGAGCGATGCGGTTTAATTGAGCGAAAAATTTACCCAACAGTTCCACCAAAAGTTGAGTATTCCCTGACTCCCCTGGGGAAATCTCTTGTAGAACCACTTGCAGTTATGGGAGAGTGGGCGTATCAACATATTCAAGAGGTGAAAGTTTCTATCGAGGATTATAATAACAATCTCAACTCTGAGAATTACTGGAAACCTAAGTAA
- a CDS encoding NAD(P)-dependent alcohol dehydrogenase, with translation MKAYQLQAYNSLEALQLIDLPEPTVGANDVLVKIRANSINYRELIILGGGYDRNKKLPVIPASDGVGQVVDIGKNATAFEIGDRVAGTFFQDWQSGSATEKQMNTALGGGIDGTLAEYVVFPEHALVKIPEHLAYEEAATLPCAALTAWNCLRRGGLIPGQTVLTLGTGGVSIFALQFAKLFGAKVIITSSSDEKLDRAMALGADATINYRTYPEWQDRVRLLTDGVGVDQVVEVGGAGTMKRSLDSARLGGYIGVIGVLSGFGAANFTPATAFFNQLRIQGIYVGNRQMFEEMNAAIALHHLQPVVDEIVPFSEAKRAYELLESGKHLGKIVISHA, from the coding sequence ATGAAAGCATATCAACTTCAAGCATATAATTCTCTAGAGGCATTGCAATTAATCGATTTACCAGAACCTACCGTTGGTGCAAATGATGTTCTAGTCAAAATTCGCGCCAATTCCATCAACTATCGAGAGTTAATAATTCTGGGTGGAGGATACGATCGCAACAAAAAACTGCCAGTCATTCCTGCTTCTGATGGGGTTGGTCAAGTTGTCGATATCGGTAAAAATGCAACTGCATTTGAAATTGGCGATCGCGTTGCTGGAACATTCTTTCAAGATTGGCAGTCAGGATCGGCGACAGAAAAACAGATGAATACGGCTTTGGGGGGAGGAATTGACGGCACTTTAGCTGAATATGTTGTTTTTCCCGAACACGCGCTGGTTAAAATCCCCGAACATCTTGCTTACGAAGAAGCAGCAACACTTCCTTGTGCAGCCTTAACCGCCTGGAATTGCTTAAGGAGGGGTGGATTAATACCTGGACAAACAGTTTTGACTCTTGGTACGGGTGGAGTATCGATCTTTGCGCTGCAATTTGCCAAGTTATTTGGTGCCAAAGTAATTATTACTTCCAGTAGTGATGAAAAACTCGATCGCGCTATGGCTTTAGGTGCAGACGCGACTATCAATTACCGTACTTATCCCGAATGGCAAGATCGAGTGCGCCTTTTAACTGATGGAGTTGGAGTCGATCAGGTAGTAGAAGTTGGTGGTGCAGGAACTATGAAGCGATCGCTCGATTCAGCGCGTCTTGGTGGGTATATCGGAGTCATTGGGGTTTTGAGTGGCTTTGGTGCAGCTAATTTTACACCAGCAACAGCCTTTTTCAATCAGTTACGCATTCAAGGAATTTATGTCGGTAACAGACAAATGTTTGAAGAAATGAACGCGGCAATTGCCCTACATCATTTACAACCAGTTGTTGATGAAATTGTTCCTTTTTCTGAAGCCAAGCGCGCTTACGAATTACTTGAATCTGGCAAGCACCTAGGAAAAATTGTTATTAGCCATGCTTGA